A stretch of DNA from Planococcus antarcticus DSM 14505:
ATTTTAATTCTTTACAAGTGAGAATATGCACCATATCACCTATTTTTTACTTAAAATTCCATATCCGACCTTCTATAGTATATACTTAGTAGGTCTTTTGCACAACTGTTCATTGCATCATTTACATAAAAGACACATTTTTTCTTCAATAAAGCAACTGGAAATCACTTAATTATCAGTTTTCATTAATAAAATGCACTTGTTTTTTCTTCGAGTAAGCGCAGTCCTAAATTCACTATTCTCTTTCTACAGAAAAACTGCGTGCAAACCCCATATGGAGTTTGCACGCAGTTTTTCACTAAAACAAACAATCTACTCTTCATTTTTACGGCAATACAGTAGTGCCCATCAGGAAACGATCGCATTCACGTGCCGCTTCCCGGCCTTCATTGATAGCCCAAACGATCAGACTTTGACCGCGACGAACATCTCCCGCTGCAAAAACGCCTTCTACGCTGGTTGTATATTTTCCATATTCCGCTTTCACTGTTGAATTCGCTTCTGTTTCCAGCTCCAGCTGCTGAATCAGTTCCTGTTCAGGTCCACTGAAGCCGATGGCAATCAATACAAGATCCGCTTTCCATACCTTTTCAGTGCCCGGAATTTCTTCGCGGATTCGGTTGCCTTTTTCATCTATCTTTAACTTCACATTTACAGTATGCACTTCTTTGATTTGTCCGCTTTCATCGCCGACAAATTTCTTTGTCATGACCGCATAAGCTCTTGGGTCGTCGCCAAAAGTCGCAGCCGCTTCTTTATGGCCGTATTCTATCCGGTGAACTTTCGGATACTGAGGCCACGGATTTCCTTTTTCGTCGCGAATCGCACCTTTTTTGTCGTAAACATCAAACTGAACAAGGCTTGCACATTCATGGCGGACGGATGTCGCTAAGCAATCAGTTCCTGTATCTCCGCCGCCAATGACGATGACGTTCTTGTCTGTTGCCGAAATGTAGTTGCCGTCTTTAAAATTCGAATTCAGTAGACTTTTTGTGCTGTCATGCAGGAAGTCCATCGCAAAATGGACGCCATCCAATTCACGACCTTCCACATCGATATTGCGGTGAACAGTTGACCCGGTGCACATGACGACTGCCTCAAAATCATCCTTCAGTTTTGAAGAAAGGTAGTTTTTCCCCACCTCTACATTGGTGATAAAAGTGATCCCTTCCTGCTCAAGAATATTGACACGTCTCTGCACCATATCGTAGGACAGTTTCATCTCCGGAATTCCGTATGTCAACAAGCCACCCACACGGTCGCTTTTCTCAAATACGGTTACTAGATGCCCTGCTTTGTTCAGTTGCGCTGCCGCTGCAAGTCCGGCTGGCCCTGAACCGATTACCGCGACTTTTTTACCGGTCCGTGTTTTCGGTGGTTCCGGCACAACCCAACCTTCCTCAAACCCTCGTTCGATGATGGAACGTTCCACTGTACGGATAGCTACAGGCGGTTCGTTGATACCCAATACGCATGCTCCTTCGCAAGGTGCCGGACAAGCCACTCCAGTAAATTCAGGGAAATTATTTTTCAGATGCTCACGATGTAAAGCTTCTTTCCATTGGCCGCGGTAAACCAGATCATTCCATTCAGGGATAAGATGATTCACCGGACAGCCGGTCGTCACATTGTCCAAATCCATTCCGGTGTGGCATGTCGGCACTCCACAGTCCATACAGCGCGCACCTTGTTTCTCTACTTCTTCATCTGATAGAGGGATTGTATAGTCGTTCCAATCTTTTGTCCGTTCAGCAGGTTGGCGTTCTTTGACTGTTTGTCTGTCGTATTCCATGAATCCAGTTGGTTTGCCCATCATTTCCCTCCTACTCACAATTTCTCATGTTGAATCCGCAGAGTTTTCGCCTGTTTGCGAAAGCTTGGGATTTTTTTATCGAGACTCTACTATCTTTTTCTTATTGTCCAGACTCTAGCAACCAGCCCCTCGAGTCGCTTTCCCAGAACGCCTTACAGCTATCACAGCTGAACAGGACTTACACTTTTCTATTTCCCAGCACTGGCCATTTTACTTTCTTCAAAAGCTGCCATTTCCGCTTCAGATTTTGCCATGCCGCTGTTTTGTAGTTTGTTGATGCGTTCGTTGATTTGAAGATAGGCTTTGGGGATAACACGCACGAACTTAGCTGTATAAATATCCCAATTAGCTAATAACCGGGTTCCCTTGGCACTGCTCGTATAATGAACATGTTTCTGAACCATTTCACGTAATTCTTCAATTTCTGCAGGATCGGCAAGCGGCTGTAAGTGCACCATTTCCGCATTGCAGTGTGCACTGAATGTGCCTTCTTCATCGAGCACATAAGCTACCCCGCCAGACATGCCGGCAGCAAAGTTTTTGCCGGTTTTCCCCAGAATTGCTACGCGGCCGCCGGTCATATATTCGCAGCCATGGTCGCCCACACCTTCGACGACAATTTTTGCCCCACTGTTTCTAACGGCAAAGCGTTCTCCTGCGACACCGTAGATATAAGCTTCACCGGCAGATGCCCCGTAGAATGAAACATTTCCGATAATGATATTATTTTCCGGAAGGAATGTTGAATCTAATGCCGGGTAAACCGTGATTTTTCCGCCTGACAAGCCTTTTCCTACAAAGTCATTGGCGTCACCGATTAAGTTCATCGACATGCCTTTTGGAATAAATGCGCCGAAACTTTGTCCGGCAGAACCCTGGAAGTTCAGATTGACCGTGTCATCAGGCAAGCCTTCTGCACCATAGCGTTTTGAAATGGCACTGCCCACGATGGTCCCTGTAGCTCTGTGGATATTGCGGATTGCTGTCGCGACTTCTACGCGTTCACCGGTTTCTATCGCATGACGGCAACGCGGCAATAGTTCCTGATGGTCCAGCGTCTTTTCCAGTTCGTGATTTTGTTTGATGGTTGCATAACGTCCCACTTTTTCAGGAAGGTTTGGCTGATACAATAAGGCACTTAAATCAATACCGCCCGCTTTCCAGTGATCCACTGCCTGGTTGGCTTCAATGACGTCCGTTCGTCCAATCATCTCATCAATTGTGCGGAAGCCCAGTTCCGCCATCAATTCACGCGTTTCGCGTGCGATAAAGCGCATGAAATTTGCTACGTGCTCTGGGTCTCCACCATACTTTTCGCGCAACTCCGGATTCTGGGTCGCGATACCGACAGGACAAGTATCCAAATGACAAACGCGCATCATGACACAGCCAAGTACGACGAGAGGGGCAGTTGAAAACCCGAATTCTTCAGCGCCTAAAAGAGCTGCTGTCACTACATCGCGTCCAGTCATCATTTTGCCGTCTGTTTCCACAACAATCCGATCACGCAGCCCGTTTAATAGAAGAGTCTGATGCGTTTCAGCCAAGCCAATTTCCCACGGCAGGCCCGTGTGCTTCAAGCTTGTTTTCGGCGCTGCTCCCGTACCCCCATCATAGCCGCTGATCAATACGACATCCGCACGGCCTTTTGCAACGCCAGCTGCAATCGTTCCGACACCAACTGCTGATACTAGTTTGACACTAATACGCGCAGCGGGATTTGCATTTTTTAAATTGAAGATTAGTTCAGCTAAATCTTCAATTGAATAAATATCATGGTGTGGGGGCGGTGAAATCAGTTCAACGCCCGGAGTAGAACCGCGTACTTCCGCAATCCACGGATATACTTTTTTGCCCGGTAAGTGTCCGCCTTCTCCCGGCTTCGCTCCTTGCGCTACTTTAATTTGGATTTCATCGGCGTTCACCAGGTAATGGCTGGTTACACCAAAACGGCCGGATGCCACCTGTTTAATGGAACTGCGGCGATTATCGCCATTATCGTCGGGAATAAAGCGGGAAACTTCTTCTCCACCTTCTCCTGAATTGCTTTTTCCACCTATGCGGTTCATCGCAATCGCAAGAGCTTCATGCGCTTCTTTACTGATGGAACCATATGACATGGCACCTGTTTTAAAACGTGCACAGATTTCTTCGATCGTTTCCACTTCTTCAATCGGCACTGACGTCTGTTGTTTAAAGGACATCAAGCCACGTAGTGACTGAAGGTTGGCCTTTTCGTCAGTTAACAGATTGGTGTATTTTTTGAAGACATCGTAATTATTGGTCCGGCATGCATGCTGCAGCATATGGATCGTTTTTGGATTGTATTGGTGGTTTTCTCCATTTTCACGGTATTGGAATTCGTCACCGGAATCCAGTGCCTGATCATCTCCTTGAGCAGTCGGGTAAGCTGCTGCATGCCGCATAAGCACTTCTTTGGCAATAATATCAAGACCAATTCCGCCAAGGCGCGAAGAAGTACGGGTAAAGTATTTATCGATTACGTCCATATGAATACCGACAGCTTCAAAAATTTGTGCGCCGCGATAGCTTTGAATGGTTGAAATCCCCATTTTGGATAAAACTTTGATGATGCCATCTGTAACAGCTTTCACATAAGTTTGTTCCACTTCTTCAAACTTCGCATTAGGAATATCTTCAATTTCAATCAAATTCTGAATCGTATCAAAAGCTAAATAGGGGTTAATGCCTTCTGCTCCATAGCCAAGCAAAGCAGCAAAATGATGAACTTCACGAGGTTCTGCAGATTCTAGTAAAATGCTCATTTGTGTACGAGTGCCTTGACGGATCAAATGGTGGTGAAGCCCTGAAACGGCAAGTAAAGCTGGAATTGCTGCGTAATCTTCATTGACACCGCGATCAGATAGGACAAGCAACGTCGCGCCGCCTTTAAGAGCTTGATCCGCTTCTGCAAAAACCGCTTCCAGCTTTTGTTCCATCGCTTCGGCACCATTATTTTTTGAAAACAGGATTGAAATCGTCGCAGCTTTGAAGTCCGCAATATTCTGCTGACGCAACTTCTCAAGTTCCAAATCTGTCAAAACGGGTGTTTCCAGACGGATGTGACGAGCACTTCTAGGGCTTGGCTGAACCAAATTCCCTTCTGCACCGATGGTTGTCCGTGCGGCTGTAATAATATGTTCCCGAATCGCATCAATCGGCGGATTCGTAACTTGAGCAAACAATTGCTTAAAGTAATTGTATAGAAGTTGCGGTTTTTTCGACAAAACAGCCAACGGTGAATCGTAGCCCATTGAACCGACAGGATCTTTGCCTTCAGTTGCCAGCGGCTTGATAATTTTTTGGACTTCTTCCATGGTATATCCAAAAGCCAGCTGTCGTTTGA
This window harbors:
- a CDS encoding glutamate synthase subunit beta; this translates as MGKPTGFMEYDRQTVKERQPAERTKDWNDYTIPLSDEEVEKQGARCMDCGVPTCHTGMDLDNVTTGCPVNHLIPEWNDLVYRGQWKEALHREHLKNNFPEFTGVACPAPCEGACVLGINEPPVAIRTVERSIIERGFEEGWVVPEPPKTRTGKKVAVIGSGPAGLAAAAQLNKAGHLVTVFEKSDRVGGLLTYGIPEMKLSYDMVQRRVNILEQEGITFITNVEVGKNYLSSKLKDDFEAVVMCTGSTVHRNIDVEGRELDGVHFAMDFLHDSTKSLLNSNFKDGNYISATDKNVIVIGGGDTGTDCLATSVRHECASLVQFDVYDKKGAIRDEKGNPWPQYPKVHRIEYGHKEAAATFGDDPRAYAVMTKKFVGDESGQIKEVHTVNVKLKIDEKGNRIREEIPGTEKVWKADLVLIAIGFSGPEQELIQQLELETEANSTVKAEYGKYTTSVEGVFAAGDVRRGQSLIVWAINEGREAARECDRFLMGTTVLP
- the gltB gene encoding glutamate synthase large subunit, whose amino-acid sequence is MSKKEYPIPQGLYHPDQEHEACGIGMIANINGEKSHAIVQNAINILCNLEHRGGQSSDTSTGDGAGILTQIPHRFFLKQCEKEGITLPEEGKYGIGMLFMPQDYDLRMKTKEVIHQIIQEEGQICLGWRPVPVNDSFVGKVASKTKPVIRQVFIGAAHGLENRVDLERRLYIIRKRIEQAMVGKEDFKDVYFSSLSAGTIVYKGMLIPEQLDSFYIDLNHPEFKSALALVHSRFSTNTFPSWQRSHPNRYSIHNGEFNTLRGNVNWMRARQMLCASHAFNEEDLKKVLPVIDETGSDSSMFDNCFEFLHLSGRSLAHTAMMMVPEPWVNDPTIKQEKRDFYEYHSTLMEPWDGPAALVFTDGKQIAACLDRNGLRPARYYVTKSGMIVMGSEVGALDIFADDIIYKDRLRPGKMLLVDLEEGKIIPDEEIKLQIAGELPYKDFIDKNMFDLADLPEPVKPSNSDDTQPLIKRQLAFGYTMEEVQKIIKPLATEGKDPVGSMGYDSPLAVLSKKPQLLYNYFKQLFAQVTNPPIDAIREHIITAARTTIGAEGNLVQPSPRSARHIRLETPVLTDLELEKLRQQNIADFKAATISILFSKNNGAEAMEQKLEAVFAEADQALKGGATLLVLSDRGVNEDYAAIPALLAVSGLHHHLIRQGTRTQMSILLESAEPREVHHFAALLGYGAEGINPYLAFDTIQNLIEIEDIPNAKFEEVEQTYVKAVTDGIIKVLSKMGISTIQSYRGAQIFEAVGIHMDVIDKYFTRTSSRLGGIGLDIIAKEVLMRHAAAYPTAQGDDQALDSGDEFQYRENGENHQYNPKTIHMLQHACRTNNYDVFKKYTNLLTDEKANLQSLRGLMSFKQQTSVPIEEVETIEEICARFKTGAMSYGSISKEAHEALAIAMNRIGGKSNSGEGGEEVSRFIPDDNGDNRRSSIKQVASGRFGVTSHYLVNADEIQIKVAQGAKPGEGGHLPGKKVYPWIAEVRGSTPGVELISPPPHHDIYSIEDLAELIFNLKNANPAARISVKLVSAVGVGTIAAGVAKGRADVVLISGYDGGTGAAPKTSLKHTGLPWEIGLAETHQTLLLNGLRDRIVVETDGKMMTGRDVVTAALLGAEEFGFSTAPLVVLGCVMMRVCHLDTCPVGIATQNPELREKYGGDPEHVANFMRFIARETRELMAELGFRTIDEMIGRTDVIEANQAVDHWKAGGIDLSALLYQPNLPEKVGRYATIKQNHELEKTLDHQELLPRCRHAIETGERVEVATAIRNIHRATGTIVGSAISKRYGAEGLPDDTVNLNFQGSAGQSFGAFIPKGMSMNLIGDANDFVGKGLSGGKITVYPALDSTFLPENNIIIGNVSFYGASAGEAYIYGVAGERFAVRNSGAKIVVEGVGDHGCEYMTGGRVAILGKTGKNFAAGMSGGVAYVLDEEGTFSAHCNAEMVHLQPLADPAEIEELREMVQKHVHYTSSAKGTRLLANWDIYTAKFVRVIPKAYLQINERINKLQNSGMAKSEAEMAAFEESKMASAGK